One genomic region from Cyanobium usitatum str. Tous encodes:
- a CDS encoding 2-phosphosulfolactate phosphatase family protein has translation MQISYFHSSECVPPVRSLAEGGPDAAVVIDVLRATTTIAWSLQNGAEAIEAFANLEELEAAAAAWPAQQRLRAGERGGQRVAGYDLGNSPLAVTPELVGGKRIFMSTTNGTRSLAAVKSVPLLLTACLPNRTAVARRLLEQECSRVWIVGSGWEGDYSLEDSLAAGAVASAAIEMAVAPHIGVSFGNDEMLAALALWQQWHLDTETCLRTASHGQRLINLGDHDADFACCAAVDSLQLVPFQAEPGVLKAS, from the coding sequence GTGCAAATTTCCTACTTCCACTCCTCTGAATGCGTGCCACCCGTCAGGTCCCTGGCGGAGGGTGGGCCCGATGCGGCCGTAGTTATCGACGTTCTACGGGCAACGACCACGATTGCTTGGTCCTTGCAGAACGGAGCTGAGGCGATCGAGGCCTTCGCCAACCTGGAGGAGCTTGAAGCTGCAGCCGCTGCCTGGCCAGCCCAGCAGCGCCTGCGTGCTGGTGAGCGAGGCGGCCAGAGGGTGGCGGGCTACGACCTGGGCAACTCCCCCCTTGCGGTCACCCCCGAGCTGGTGGGTGGCAAGCGCATATTCATGAGCACCACCAATGGCACCCGCTCCTTAGCGGCAGTTAAGTCGGTGCCGCTGCTGCTGACGGCCTGTCTTCCCAACCGCACCGCCGTAGCTCGGCGTTTGCTGGAGCAGGAGTGCAGCCGGGTCTGGATCGTGGGCAGTGGCTGGGAGGGCGACTATTCCCTCGAAGACAGCCTCGCTGCCGGTGCCGTTGCTTCTGCGGCGATTGAGATGGCGGTGGCTCCCCACATCGGCGTGAGCTTCGGCAACGACGAAATGCTGGCGGCCCTGGCTCTCTGGCAGCAGTGGCACCTCGATACCGAGACCTGCTTGCGCACTGCCAGTCACGGCCAGCGCCTGATCAATTTGGGCGATCACGACGCCGATTTTGCTTGCTGCGCAGCTGTCGACAGCCTGCAACTAGTGCCCTTCCAGGCAGAGCCAGGGGTGCTTAAGGCCAGCTGA
- a CDS encoding UbiD family decarboxylase, whose product MPNKGISQRSRRDLRGFIDLLEQRGRLRRISAPVDPDLELAAIADRVLAAGGPALLFENVIGSTMPVAVNLLGTQERVLWSMGMEQPEELERLGERLALLQQPRPPKGAREALRFGSVLLDVLKARPDLDLTPPCHQQVFKGEAVNLDALPLLRPWPGDGGRIITLGLVITKDPETGTPNVGVYRLQQQSANSMTVHWLSVRGGARHLRKAAAMGKKLEIAIAIGVHPLLVMAAATPIPVQLSEWLFAGIYAGEGVRLAKCKTVNLEVPSHSEVVLEGTITPGSELADGPFGDHMGFYGGVEDSPLVQIQCVTQRRDPVYFTTFSGRPPKEDAMLAIALNRIYTPILRQQIPEIVDFFLPMEGLSYKLAVIAIDKAYPGQAKRAAMAFWSALPQFTYTKFVVVVDKSINIRDPRQVIWAISAQVDPQRDLFVLENTPFDTLDFASERLGLGGRLAIDATTKIGPEKRHPWGEPLSRPAELEARLDARWAELGLADIGKDEPDPALFGYTLEHVLERLAGRATAKA is encoded by the coding sequence ATGCCGAATAAGGGAATTAGTCAACGCAGTCGCCGGGATTTGCGCGGCTTCATCGACCTCCTGGAGCAACGGGGCCGGCTGCGGCGCATCAGCGCCCCGGTGGATCCAGATCTGGAGTTGGCCGCGATTGCCGACCGAGTCCTGGCCGCTGGCGGACCGGCCCTGTTGTTTGAAAATGTGATCGGCTCCACCATGCCGGTGGCTGTGAACCTGCTGGGCACCCAGGAGCGGGTGCTGTGGAGCATGGGCATGGAGCAACCAGAGGAGCTGGAACGGCTCGGCGAGCGCCTGGCCCTGCTGCAGCAACCCCGCCCCCCTAAGGGCGCCAGGGAGGCGCTGCGCTTTGGCTCGGTGCTGCTGGATGTGCTCAAGGCCCGGCCCGATCTCGACCTCACCCCTCCCTGTCACCAGCAAGTGTTTAAGGGGGAGGCGGTGAATCTTGATGCCCTGCCCCTGCTGCGGCCCTGGCCCGGCGACGGCGGCCGGATCATCACCCTGGGCCTGGTGATCACCAAGGATCCAGAAACCGGTACGCCCAATGTGGGCGTCTACCGGCTGCAACAGCAGTCGGCGAACTCAATGACCGTGCACTGGCTGAGCGTGCGCGGTGGCGCCCGCCACCTGCGCAAGGCGGCGGCGATGGGCAAAAAGCTTGAAATCGCCATCGCCATCGGCGTGCATCCGCTACTGGTGATGGCGGCCGCCACGCCGATCCCGGTGCAGTTGAGCGAGTGGCTGTTCGCCGGCATCTACGCCGGCGAGGGTGTGCGGCTCGCCAAGTGCAAAACGGTGAATTTGGAGGTGCCGAGCCACAGTGAGGTGGTGCTGGAAGGCACGATCACCCCTGGCTCGGAGCTGGCTGACGGACCATTTGGCGACCACATGGGCTTCTACGGCGGCGTCGAAGATTCGCCCCTCGTCCAGATCCAGTGCGTCACCCAGCGGCGTGATCCCGTGTACTTCACCACCTTCAGTGGCCGGCCCCCCAAGGAAGACGCCATGTTGGCGATCGCCCTAAACCGGATCTACACGCCGATCCTGCGCCAGCAGATTCCCGAGATCGTCGATTTCTTTCTGCCGATGGAGGGGCTCAGCTACAAACTGGCAGTAATAGCCATCGATAAGGCCTATCCAGGCCAGGCCAAGCGGGCGGCGATGGCCTTCTGGAGCGCCTTGCCCCAGTTCACTTACACCAAATTTGTGGTTGTGGTGGATAAGAGCATCAACATCCGCGACCCGCGCCAGGTGATTTGGGCGATCAGTGCCCAAGTGGATCCGCAGCGGGATTTGTTTGTGCTCGAAAACACCCCCTTTGACACGCTCGATTTCGCCAGCGAGCGCCTGGGCTTGGGCGGCAGGCTGGCGATCGATGCCACCACCAAGATCGGTCCAGAGAAGCGCCACCCCTGGGGCGAACCCCTTAGCCGGCCTGCCGAGCTGGAGGCAAGGCTCGATGCCCGCTGGGCCGAGCTTGGCTTGGCCGATATCGGCAAGGATGAGCCAGATCCAGCCCTATTTGGTTACACCCTGGAGCACGTGCTGGAGCGGCTGGCGGGGCGGGCAACGGCTAAAGCCTGA
- a CDS encoding Rrf2 family transcriptional regulator, protein MLSRQASHALKALLGLAARPLEWQSTHALATAHQLPEPMLEQLLLRLRRAGLLAGKRGRLGGYRLTRPARDISMEQILAGLGETLKDSANRSATSEPASSPADQVTHALQLRLERVRLKALAELSLEDLLFDLRSAVAGSDSEGGVMLG, encoded by the coding sequence ATGCTTTCACGCCAGGCCAGCCATGCTCTCAAGGCCCTGTTGGGGCTGGCAGCAAGGCCACTGGAGTGGCAGTCAACCCACGCGCTGGCCACGGCCCATCAACTACCCGAACCCATGCTGGAGCAGCTGCTGCTGCGCCTACGCCGGGCTGGACTGCTGGCTGGGAAGCGGGGGCGGCTGGGTGGCTACCGACTCACAAGGCCAGCGCGGGACATTTCAATGGAGCAGATTTTGGCAGGGCTAGGCGAAACTTTGAAAGACAGTGCAAACCGGTCTGCAACGTCGGAGCCGGCCAGCTCTCCAGCCGATCAAGTGACCCATGCGTTGCAGCTACGGCTAGAGCGGGTCCGGCTGAAGGCGCTGGCCGAACTCAGCCTCGAAGACCTGCTGTTCGACCTGCGCAGCGCCGTAGCCGGATCCGATAGCGAGGGTGGGGTGATGCTGGGTTGA
- a CDS encoding recombinase family protein: protein MAAATKPTAYSYERVSSGSQLDGRGLERQADMAADWCDRNGYKLDANLDLSDRGRSAYKGKHMSHGALGRFLELAQQGDLGSAPVLLIEAVDRLSRQEPMTALQRVAFALVDAGVVIIDLEDQRRYDRESLAGDALVMLVLKAKAAHEYSLRLGRRVSAHWDQLRDDLRSGTAVARGPAGGKHPFWMTLNPTTKEWELNDRAEDVKLIFGELQHNGLTITAKALNASGSLSPGGKSWAAYSVRKVATDPAAYGALRLGIYDHETSRAAHHRWLKAMAAAKEQGKRFNEPEPEIPPVELIPNHYPAVVNQEIFDRVGAALTRRGMDKGARGNRSNSAVHTFLQAGIARCQHGGTMGAMLSKKPGRGDIYYLRCRARSGGKGCRCNGKGWRIEVVHSHVVTRLGRHLLGEAALPGNDHRSELEGLVARLQAAKQLLAAAAAGLEKATAALTSAVDQDAQLDLLENLSALVEKRRTVHRSADAQVAQLTADINSIKARRNPADEIGGDPVRQLLQSLANGTDTQADRARLHQVLTRAGLQVVLDDSEPEALKVGMRFGDDAALQWEPLAGQARGVAALLGMVEPGTVLEAEGEGWASVIVSQNPLSPEELAELLRSLEPGAGRWPEVAWIGQRRRTLTRPRQAELATDA from the coding sequence ATGGCCGCAGCAACGAAGCCCACGGCCTACAGCTACGAGCGGGTGTCGAGCGGTTCCCAGCTGGACGGTCGCGGCCTTGAACGCCAGGCCGATATGGCTGCTGACTGGTGCGATCGCAACGGCTACAAGCTCGATGCCAACCTTGACCTGAGCGACCGGGGTAGATCGGCCTACAAGGGCAAGCACATGAGCCACGGGGCGCTCGGTCGGTTCCTTGAGCTAGCTCAGCAGGGTGACCTGGGGAGTGCTCCGGTACTGCTGATCGAGGCGGTAGATCGCCTGTCGAGGCAGGAGCCGATGACGGCTTTGCAACGGGTCGCGTTTGCCCTGGTGGATGCCGGCGTGGTGATCATCGACCTGGAGGATCAGCGCCGTTACGACCGCGAATCCCTGGCAGGTGATGCGCTTGTCATGTTGGTCTTAAAGGCCAAGGCGGCGCACGAATACAGCCTGCGCCTGGGCCGCCGGGTGAGCGCCCACTGGGACCAGCTGCGCGATGACCTGCGCTCAGGCACCGCCGTGGCCCGTGGCCCAGCTGGCGGCAAGCACCCCTTCTGGATGACACTCAACCCCACCACCAAAGAGTGGGAATTGAACGACCGCGCTGAGGATGTGAAGTTGATCTTTGGCGAGCTGCAGCACAACGGTCTGACCATCACGGCCAAGGCCCTTAATGCCAGCGGTTCGCTGAGCCCTGGCGGTAAATCATGGGCGGCTTACAGCGTTCGCAAAGTGGCTACTGACCCAGCTGCTTATGGCGCATTGCGGCTGGGTATTTACGACCACGAAACCAGCCGAGCTGCCCATCACCGTTGGCTCAAGGCCATGGCAGCGGCAAAGGAGCAGGGCAAGCGATTCAACGAACCAGAGCCCGAGATCCCGCCAGTTGAGTTAATCCCGAATCACTACCCGGCTGTAGTGAATCAGGAAATCTTCGACCGTGTTGGTGCTGCACTCACCCGGCGGGGCATGGATAAAGGCGCCCGTGGCAATCGCAGTAACTCAGCTGTCCACACCTTCCTGCAGGCCGGTATTGCCCGGTGCCAGCACGGTGGAACCATGGGCGCGATGCTCAGCAAGAAGCCTGGCCGCGGCGACATCTACTACTTGCGGTGCCGGGCCCGCTCTGGTGGCAAGGGGTGTAGGTGCAATGGCAAGGGCTGGCGAATCGAGGTGGTTCACAGCCATGTCGTCACACGCCTTGGTCGCCACCTATTGGGGGAAGCGGCACTACCTGGCAACGATCACCGCAGCGAGCTTGAGGGTTTGGTCGCCAGGTTGCAGGCCGCCAAGCAGTTACTGGCTGCCGCTGCAGCAGGGCTAGAGAAGGCCACTGCTGCATTGACCAGCGCCGTTGATCAGGACGCCCAGCTGGACTTGTTGGAGAACCTTTCAGCGTTGGTCGAGAAGCGCCGAACAGTTCATCGAAGCGCCGACGCCCAGGTGGCTCAGCTCACAGCTGACATCAACAGCATCAAGGCCAGGCGGAACCCTGCTGATGAGATCGGTGGTGATCCAGTCCGTCAGCTGCTGCAGTCGCTCGCAAATGGCACCGACACCCAGGCTGATCGCGCACGGCTGCATCAGGTGCTGACCAGGGCGGGGCTGCAGGTGGTGCTGGATGACAGCGAGCCTGAAGCCCTCAAGGTTGGGATGCGGTTTGGGGATGATGCTGCCCTGCAGTGGGAGCCCCTGGCCGGGCAAGCCCGTGGCGTTGCTGCGCTGCTGGGAATGGTCGAGCCCGGCACGGTGCTGGAGGCGGAGGGCGAGGGCTGGGCGAGCGTGATCGTCAGCCAGAACCCGCTATCTCCAGAGGAGCTTGCCGAATTGCTGCGCAGCCTTGAGCCAGGGGCTGGAAGATGGCCAGAGGTTGCTTGGATTGGCCAGCGAAGAAGAACTCTGACCAGGCCGCGGCAGGCTGAATTAGCTACTGATGCCTAG
- a CDS encoding calcium-binding protein — translation MANNLKSFKFTNKADTAISVTGWEVLEGVVINALAGNDIIKGTSSTDSGIGNDGTINTGDGKDTITGTGTGDFYGIGNDGTINTGAGNDRITGTGGTGIYNDDGTINTGDGDDIIKGTSSTGSGISNYGTINTGAGNDRITGTGGTGSGIYNDDDGTINTGDGDDIIKGTSTGSGIFNYGTINTGAGNDRITGTGGDFYDIFNCGIFNYGTIKTGDGNDIIKGTVTGGTGGTGIYDGIENDGTIKTGDGNDIIKGTGTGSGISNYGTINTGAGNDRITGTGGTGSGIYNDDDGTINTGDGNDIVDALEGGFDGDGTTYLDAGNDTLKGFGTGNFYGGAGTDKLFFGEGTYVISGSTVVFNGATMNVNQFEKIGGANGGLFTFQDGTLTVSSTGVGTFA, via the coding sequence ATGGCTAATAATCTTAAGAGCTTTAAGTTCACTAACAAAGCAGACACAGCGATTTCAGTGACAGGCTGGGAGGTCCTCGAGGGTGTTGTTATAAATGCACTTGCTGGCAATGACATCATTAAAGGCACCAGCAGCACCGACTCCGGCATCGGCAACGACGGCACAATCAATACCGGCGATGGCAAGGATACCATTACCGGCACCGGCACCGGCGACTTCTACGGCATCGGCAACGACGGCACAATCAATACCGGCGCTGGCAATGACAGGATTACAGGCACCGGCGGCACCGGTATCTACAACGACGACGGCACAATCAATACCGGCGATGGCGATGACATCATTAAAGGCACCAGCAGCACCGGCTCCGGCATCTCCAACTACGGCACAATCAATACCGGCGCTGGCAATGACAGGATTACAGGCACCGGCGGCACCGGCTCCGGTATCTACAACGACGACGACGGCACAATCAATACCGGCGATGGCGATGACATCATTAAAGGCACCAGCACCGGCTCCGGCATCTTCAACTACGGCACAATCAATACCGGCGCTGGCAATGACAGGATTACAGGCACCGGCGGCGACTTCTACGACATCTTCAACTGCGGCATCTTCAACTACGGCACAATCAAAACCGGCGATGGCAATGACATCATTAAAGGCACCGTCACCGGCGGCACCGGCGGCACCGGTATCTACGACGGCATCGAGAACGACGGCACAATCAAAACCGGCGATGGCAATGACATCATTAAAGGCACCGGCACCGGCTCCGGCATCTCCAACTACGGCACAATCAATACCGGCGCTGGCAATGACAGGATTACAGGCACCGGCGGCACCGGCTCCGGTATCTACAACGACGACGACGGCACAATCAATACCGGCGATGGCAATGACATCGTCGATGCACTTGAAGGTGGATTCGATGGAGATGGAACAACATATCTTGATGCTGGCAATGACACCCTAAAAGGATTTGGTACTGGTAATTTTTATGGCGGCGCTGGCACAGACAAGTTATTTTTTGGCGAAGGCACCTACGTAATTAGTGGGTCCACTGTCGTATTTAATGGTGCGACAATGAACGTCAATCAATTTGAAAAAATAGGCGGTGCAAATGGTGGACTATTTACCTTCCAAGATGGGACGCTTACTGTTTCATCAACAGGTGTTGGCACATTTGCTTGA
- a CDS encoding thermonuclease family protein has protein sequence MGDGDTIRVTGANGQKVTIRMACIDAPETAQGESGTQATLVLKQLLGAAPVEIKPQTVDRYGRTVAEVYAGGRNINLEMVRLGMAYAYRDYLSGCDANAYLGAEAQAERGRQGVWRWGNEAKPWDFRKGQ, from the coding sequence GTGGGCGATGGCGACACCATTCGGGTGACCGGCGCCAATGGACAGAAGGTGACGATCCGCATGGCTTGCATTGACGCACCAGAGACCGCCCAGGGGGAGAGCGGCACACAAGCCACCCTGGTTTTGAAGCAACTGCTGGGTGCTGCCCCAGTAGAGATCAAGCCGCAGACGGTTGACCGCTATGGCCGCACTGTTGCAGAGGTCTATGCCGGTGGCCGCAACATCAACCTGGAAATGGTGCGATTGGGCATGGCCTACGCCTACCGGGACTACCTGAGCGGCTGCGATGCGAACGCTTACCTAGGCGCTGAGGCACAGGCTGAGCGGGGCCGGCAGGGTGTCTGGCGCTGGGGCAATGAGGCCAAGCCCTGGGACTTCAGGAAGGGGCAGTAG
- a CDS encoding MarR family winged helix-turn-helix transcriptional regulator, which produces MDFRKLCSALRLLETQGGDARIADAQIIALLLERGPQTYEQLCAHLALSNSAVSRTVQRLSAINRKGKPGFGLVAVEQDPREGRRNLALLSQKGRVFLDGIGAS; this is translated from the coding sequence ATGGACTTCCGCAAACTCTGCTCAGCCCTGCGCCTGCTGGAGACCCAGGGAGGCGATGCCCGCATTGCTGATGCCCAGATCATCGCCCTGCTCCTGGAGCGCGGGCCACAGACCTACGAGCAGCTGTGCGCTCACCTGGCGCTGAGTAACTCAGCTGTCAGCCGGACTGTGCAGCGCCTGTCGGCCATCAACCGCAAGGGCAAGCCGGGCTTCGGTCTGGTGGCAGTTGAACAGGACCCCCGAGAAGGCAGGCGGAACCTGGCACTGCTCAGCCAGAAGGGACGGGTCTTCCTTGACGGCATTGGGGCGAGCTGA
- a CDS encoding ribbon-helix-helix domain-containing protein produces the protein MAANDPRISVTPASEAQGYLLKLWAQFTGRTVSGLAGHLLETAITQAIRQGDVPSEVLNGMGDYIGARAEFMAEDHQEFIAGVKKHG, from the coding sequence GTGGCAGCAAACGATCCCCGCATTTCCGTCACCCCTGCCTCTGAAGCGCAGGGCTACCTCCTGAAGCTCTGGGCGCAGTTCACAGGCCGCACTGTCTCTGGCTTGGCAGGCCATCTTCTGGAGACCGCCATCACCCAAGCCATCCGCCAAGGCGACGTTCCGTCAGAAGTCCTTAACGGCATGGGCGATTACATCGGGGCTCGTGCTGAATTCATGGCCGAAGACCATCAGGAGTTCATCGCTGGGGTGAAAAAGCACGGATGA